From a region of the Lentilactobacillus curieae genome:
- a CDS encoding acetyl-CoA carboxylase biotin carboxylase subunit, producing MFKKVLVANRGEIAVQIIRALHDMDIVAVAVYSSADQDSLFVSLADEAVKIGGPQPSESYLNMAEIISAANLTGCEAIHPGYGFLSENAEFAALCEECHINFIGPDSDIITLMGDKSNARIAMKKAGVPVIPGSDGVVNDVATAKQIADEIGYPVLLKSAAGGGGKGIREVDEPDELESAFLSTQQEARISYDDDDIYVEKLLTHTKHIEMQVIADNFGDVVYLPERDCSLQRNHQKVIEESPCTLISQEEREMLGGIVTKATKSLKYTNTGTFEFLMDQDHNFYFMEMNTRLQVEHTVTEEVTGLELIKAMILVANGDRLPFAQADATVKGYAIECRLNAENPYQGFAPQPGKIDHLYLPVGTMGVRFDSGIIQGSFISPFYDSMIAKVIVHLDNREIAVKKMKRVLSELEIGGVTTNQDFLAEIIHSDGFAGGKFDTNFIEDEILGNRRVTNGAK from the coding sequence ATGTTCAAAAAAGTTTTAGTTGCCAACCGTGGCGAAATCGCAGTGCAAATTATTCGCGCACTTCACGATATGGATATTGTTGCAGTTGCAGTTTATTCTAGTGCTGACCAGGATAGTTTATTTGTATCCTTGGCTGACGAGGCCGTAAAAATTGGTGGCCCGCAACCCAGTGAGTCATATTTAAACATGGCAGAAATCATTAGCGCTGCAAATCTGACCGGCTGTGAAGCAATTCATCCAGGATACGGATTCTTATCAGAAAATGCTGAATTTGCTGCTCTGTGTGAAGAGTGCCACATTAATTTTATCGGCCCAGACTCAGACATCATCACTTTGATGGGTGATAAGTCAAACGCTAGAATTGCTATGAAAAAAGCTGGGGTTCCAGTTATTCCAGGTAGTGACGGCGTGGTTAACGACGTGGCAACTGCTAAGCAAATTGCTGACGAAATTGGTTATCCAGTTTTGCTTAAATCAGCTGCTGGTGGTGGTGGCAAGGGAATTCGGGAAGTTGATGAGCCTGATGAGTTGGAATCAGCATTCTTATCTACTCAACAAGAAGCCCGAATCTCTTATGATGACGACGATATTTACGTTGAAAAGTTACTAACACATACTAAGCACATTGAAATGCAAGTAATTGCTGATAACTTTGGCGATGTTGTATATCTACCAGAGCGTGATTGCTCACTTCAACGAAATCACCAAAAGGTTATTGAAGAAAGTCCATGTACTTTGATCAGCCAAGAGGAACGCGAAATGCTCGGGGGGATTGTTACTAAGGCCACTAAGAGTCTTAAGTACACAAATACCGGCACGTTCGAGTTCCTTATGGATCAAGACCATAACTTCTACTTCATGGAAATGAACACCCGACTTCAGGTGGAACATACCGTGACCGAAGAGGTAACTGGGTTAGAATTGATCAAAGCCATGATTTTGGTCGCTAATGGCGACCGTTTGCCGTTTGCCCAGGCTGATGCGACGGTCAAGGGTTACGCAATCGAGTGCCGGTTAAATGCCGAGAATCCATATCAAGGATTTGCACCTCAACCAGGGAAAATTGATCACCTATACCTTCCAGTTGGAACGATGGGGGTTCGGTTTGATTCTGGTATCATTCAGGGCAGTTTCATCTCACCATTCTATGATTCGATGATCGCTAAGGTGATTGTTCATCTTGATAATCGCGAAATTGCCGTTAAGAAGATGAAACGCGTGCTATCTGAGTTGGAAATCGGCGGAGTAACTACCAACCAAGACTTTCTTGCAGAAATTATTCATAGTGATGGTTTTGCCGGCGGAAAGTTCGATACGAACTTTATTGAAGACGAAATCTTAGGAAACCGGAGGGTCACAAATGGAGCCAAGTAA
- a CDS encoding acetyl-CoA carboxylase carboxyltransferase subunit beta, whose amino-acid sequence MEPSKFKTPSNEILRKRMDDIPDNILKECPVCHQAFFASKAGVLNVCPNCGYGFRITAKKRATITFDAFDEIDSELTVPSRYQDPKYLSKIEKSKKVTGINESVLTGIAEIKDVKFAAGIMDPFFVMGSLGSMTGEKMARLFKRATKDSLPVVMFTASGGARMQEGIMSLMQMAKVSSAVSEHAKAGLLYIVVLCDPTTGGVTASFAMDGDIILAEPHALVGFAGRRVIEQTIRQKPPVDFQRAETVLEHGFIDAIVERHNMKRTLYQLIKLHEQ is encoded by the coding sequence ATGGAGCCAAGTAAGTTTAAAACTCCTAGCAATGAGATTCTTCGGAAGCGAATGGATGACATTCCTGACAACATTCTTAAGGAATGTCCAGTTTGTCATCAGGCGTTCTTTGCTAGTAAAGCAGGAGTTCTTAACGTTTGCCCTAACTGTGGATACGGTTTTCGAATTACAGCCAAGAAAAGAGCTACGATTACTTTTGATGCATTTGATGAAATCGATAGTGAACTAACCGTACCAAGCCGCTATCAAGATCCTAAGTACCTAAGTAAGATTGAAAAGTCCAAAAAGGTTACTGGAATCAATGAAAGTGTTCTGACTGGAATTGCGGAGATCAAGGATGTGAAGTTCGCTGCTGGTATCATGGATCCATTCTTTGTTATGGGAAGTTTAGGATCGATGACTGGTGAAAAGATGGCTCGCCTATTCAAACGAGCGACTAAAGATTCTCTTCCGGTGGTAATGTTTACTGCCTCTGGAGGTGCCAGGATGCAGGAAGGAATCATGTCATTGATGCAAATGGCAAAGGTTTCTTCTGCTGTTAGTGAACACGCCAAAGCTGGCCTGTTATATATCGTGGTTTTGTGCGATCCAACAACTGGTGGGGTAACCGCTAGTTTTGCAATGGACGGCGATATTATTTTGGCAGAACCTCACGCTTTAGTAGGTTTTGCTGGAAGAAGGGTAATTGAGCAAACAATTAGGCAAAAGCCCCCAGTTGATTTTCAACGAGCTGAGACCGTGCTTGAACATGGATTTATTGATGCAATCGTTGAAAGGCACAACATGAAAAGAACGTTGTACCAGTTGATCAAATTGCACGAACAATAG